The following proteins come from a genomic window of Leptospira dzoumogneensis:
- a CDS encoding RNA polymerase sigma factor — protein MDQREFAGLIDSTKHIVLSAIKKNLYEEFYDTIDDVVQETYIRAYKSLAANKFRGDSSHSTWLYTIARNESLRMNQKRMRQANLAMKLKEKATQDSILNPREEYNDSGMDIELQDLISNLPWKYKSVLALVSEGYKEQQIAEKLGIPEGTVKSRSFRGKQMLKKLFFQET, from the coding sequence ATGGACCAAAGAGAATTTGCCGGATTGATAGACAGTACGAAACATATCGTGCTCTCCGCGATTAAAAAGAATTTATACGAAGAGTTTTACGATACCATCGATGATGTTGTCCAAGAAACTTATATCCGTGCTTATAAAAGTTTAGCAGCCAATAAGTTTAGGGGAGATTCTTCCCATAGTACTTGGTTGTATACGATCGCAAGGAACGAGTCCTTGAGAATGAACCAGAAGCGTATGCGCCAGGCAAACCTTGCGATGAAGCTGAAGGAAAAAGCAACTCAAGATTCCATTTTAAACCCAAGAGAAGAATATAACGACTCTGGAATGGATATCGAGCTACAAGATTTGATTTCCAATCTTCCTTGGAAGTATAAGTCTGTGCTTGCATTAGTTTCCGAAGGATACAAAGAGCAACAGATTGCGGAGAAGTTGGGAATTCCAGAAGGAACTGTTAAATCCCGATCTTTCCGAGGCAAACAAATGCTTAAAAAACTTTTTTTTCAAGAGACCTAG
- a CDS encoding AMP-dependent synthetase/ligase: METDQKYFYDMLERTASKFPNKESFSRRTKDGIKGRKYSEIKSLTDSLIAGLIEEGVKKDDKILYLCDSSQNWIIGDIAIISAGAVSVPRGTDVVDEDILYIVNHSESKYAIVQKEKDKQRLVNLGPKLPSLKKVFVIEDDIGDLKPGADTIHGLIEKGKVYLSKDPGIVRKRLQEKSPNELATLIYTSGTTGAPKGVMLNQTGWISAVEKVIGFVQLTSEDSGVSLLPPWHAFERAIEYCILELGAGFLVSNISNLKEDLKEFQPTLFPSVPRIWESLYNGIINKVSKESGLKRGIFNFCLKIGNLWALQKGVLFGYDFRIQKPNFIVGAFSKLSALVFLILLSPFKLLALLVFKPIHNALGGKLRVSVSAGSALPSVVDKFLSSIGLIVLEGYGMTETSAVLSIRKPKQPSPGTVGTPIQGYECILKDEHGNLVSQGGKGSLWVKSKQVLMGYYKRPELNDVVFDKNGFFDTGDIMRFNYRGELVFAGRAKDTIVLAGGENVEPVPIEDQLLNSPYVNQVMVTGHEAKHLVVLIVPDFERLKAEFPDIPEDSNVWNSHPKIREIFKKEVSDRISRKTGFKAFELIPQNAFYVIPRPFDPDKEMTRTLKIKRNEILESFKKEVSDLTKN; encoded by the coding sequence TTGGAAACGGATCAAAAATATTTTTATGACATGCTGGAAAGAACGGCATCTAAATTTCCGAATAAGGAAAGTTTTTCCCGCAGGACTAAAGATGGAATTAAAGGAAGAAAATATTCCGAGATCAAATCCTTAACTGATTCTTTAATTGCAGGTCTGATCGAAGAAGGGGTCAAAAAAGATGATAAGATCTTATACCTTTGTGATTCCAGCCAGAACTGGATCATAGGTGATATTGCGATCATCTCCGCCGGCGCAGTCTCCGTTCCGAGAGGAACGGATGTGGTAGACGAAGATATATTATATATTGTTAATCATTCCGAAAGTAAATACGCAATCGTCCAAAAAGAGAAAGATAAACAAAGATTAGTCAACTTAGGTCCTAAACTCCCGAGTTTGAAAAAAGTTTTCGTGATCGAAGACGATATAGGAGATCTAAAACCGGGAGCAGATACGATCCATGGTCTGATCGAAAAAGGAAAAGTTTATCTTTCCAAAGATCCAGGTATTGTTCGCAAAAGACTTCAGGAAAAATCTCCGAACGAACTTGCTACTTTGATCTATACATCCGGAACCACCGGCGCCCCTAAAGGAGTGATGCTCAACCAAACAGGCTGGATCTCTGCCGTGGAAAAAGTGATCGGATTTGTTCAGTTGACTTCCGAAGATTCGGGCGTTAGTCTTCTTCCTCCTTGGCATGCTTTTGAAAGAGCGATCGAATATTGTATTTTAGAGTTAGGTGCCGGGTTCTTGGTTTCCAATATCAGCAACTTGAAAGAGGATTTGAAGGAATTCCAACCTACATTATTCCCTTCCGTTCCAAGGATCTGGGAATCCTTATATAATGGAATTATAAATAAGGTCTCCAAGGAATCCGGTTTGAAGCGGGGAATATTCAATTTCTGTTTGAAGATAGGTAATCTTTGGGCGCTTCAAAAAGGAGTTTTGTTCGGTTACGATTTCAGGATCCAAAAGCCTAATTTTATCGTTGGGGCCTTCTCCAAATTATCCGCATTGGTCTTTCTAATTCTGTTATCACCTTTCAAGTTGCTTGCACTTTTGGTATTTAAACCTATTCATAATGCTTTAGGTGGAAAGTTGAGGGTTTCGGTTTCTGCGGGAAGTGCACTCCCTTCGGTAGTGGATAAATTTTTATCTTCTATAGGATTGATCGTGTTGGAAGGATATGGAATGACCGAAACTTCCGCTGTACTTTCCATTCGTAAGCCTAAGCAGCCTTCTCCTGGAACTGTAGGAACTCCGATCCAAGGATATGAATGTATTCTGAAAGATGAGCATGGCAATTTAGTTTCTCAAGGTGGAAAAGGAAGTCTTTGGGTAAAATCCAAACAGGTTCTTATGGGATATTATAAACGTCCTGAATTGAACGATGTGGTCTTTGATAAGAACGGTTTCTTTGATACCGGGGATATCATGCGTTTCAATTATAGAGGAGAATTGGTATTTGCAGGAAGAGCTAAAGATACTATAGTGCTTGCCGGAGGGGAGAATGTGGAGCCGGTCCCTATAGAGGACCAACTTTTAAATTCTCCTTATGTGAACCAAGTGATGGTAACGGGTCATGAGGCAAAACATTTGGTAGTTTTGATCGTTCCGGATTTCGAAAGATTGAAGGCTGAATTCCCGGATATACCTGAGGATTCAAATGTTTGGAATTCTCATCCTAAAATTAGAGAGATCTTTAAGAAGGAAGTTTCGGATCGAATATCCCGTAAGACGGGATTCAAAGCTTTCGAGCTAATTCCTCAAAATGCGTTCTATGTCATTCCAAGACCGTTTGATCCGGACAAGGAAATGACCAGGACCTTAAAGATAAAAAGAAACGAAATATTAGAAAGTTTTAAAAAAGAAGTTTCCGATCTAACTAAAAATTAG
- a CDS encoding M23 family metallopeptidase, translating to MEKMIKKRIDQVKEKGHQRLTVLLIPHGFDKSFHFQISIFTIFFLVGLLFAIVGIAVLGIVRYNNTRIQINALASVYGKYFDEYIEYSEKLGDIRDDFASLNENLQEVHSLIDGESDELLKLPDESDSEDLAATELKVEEAVDKDLMLGRSYLSEIYGYRSVRVSMEKNKALVDSVFNFLDSRYGIMNSLPFGEPLLSYNLTSYYGMRRSPTFGYMEFHDGVDLANVPGTDITATGDGRVYRAIYSNRGYGNHIVIAHANGYYSLYGHCTSLKVREGEYVHKGQRIATVGATGNVTGPHLHYEVWIGESNRTDPMDYMKVGFGQY from the coding sequence ATGGAAAAGATGATAAAAAAACGCATCGACCAGGTAAAAGAAAAAGGTCACCAAAGGCTGACGGTTCTTTTGATCCCTCATGGATTCGATAAGTCATTCCACTTCCAAATTTCTATCTTCACAATCTTCTTCTTAGTAGGATTATTGTTTGCGATCGTTGGGATCGCAGTTTTAGGAATTGTTCGTTATAATAATACCAGGATACAGATCAACGCACTCGCTTCCGTTTACGGAAAATACTTCGATGAGTATATCGAATACAGCGAAAAGTTAGGAGATATCCGAGATGATTTCGCAAGTCTGAACGAAAATTTGCAGGAAGTTCATTCTTTGATCGATGGTGAGTCGGATGAATTGCTCAAACTTCCGGATGAGTCAGACTCAGAGGACTTGGCTGCTACCGAATTAAAGGTAGAAGAAGCAGTGGATAAGGATCTAATGCTCGGAAGATCTTATCTTTCCGAAATTTACGGATATCGCTCAGTGAGAGTGTCCATGGAGAAGAACAAGGCTCTTGTGGATTCAGTGTTCAACTTCTTGGATTCAAGATATGGGATCATGAATTCTCTCCCATTCGGTGAACCATTATTATCTTATAATTTAACTTCTTATTATGGAATGAGAAGGTCTCCTACTTTCGGATATATGGAATTCCATGACGGAGTGGATTTGGCAAATGTTCCTGGTACGGACATCACTGCGACCGGAGACGGAAGAGTTTATAGAGCCATTTATTCCAACAGAGGGTACGGAAATCATATAGTGATCGCTCATGCAAACGGATACTACAGTTTGTACGGTCACTGCACTTCTTTAAAAGTAAGAGAAGGTGAATACGTTCATAAAGGACAAAGGATCGCAACTGTGGGAGCCACAGGGAACGTAACAGGTCCTCACCTTCATTATGAAGTATGGATCGGAGAATCGAACCGCACCGATCCTATGGATTATATGAAAGTGGGTTTCGGCCAATATTAA
- a CDS encoding cysteine-rich CWC family protein yields the protein MTQKKCPQCSGILECGVDQGTCWCFDIRLDQDALKNIREMYEDCLCKDCLTRFETNVVKQKI from the coding sequence ATGACCCAAAAAAAATGCCCTCAATGTTCCGGCATTTTAGAATGCGGAGTGGACCAAGGAACTTGTTGGTGTTTCGATATTCGTTTAGATCAAGACGCCCTCAAGAATATAAGAGAAATGTATGAAGACTGTTTATGCAAAGATTGTTTAACTCGTTTTGAAACGAACGTAGTTAAGCAAAAAATTTGA
- a CDS encoding thiolase C-terminal domain-containing protein, with protein MSFPVLLGVADSTTKDFSEEEYKSWSGSQKVFQHYKKSVSTLLDFLGMKNETLSSEITDFVSIEAASLGKGGYGHTVRIANELGYTGMKAHVIDLGGASVTGAIGQARTILVDNPDAVVLVAAADIPKSAFRQISDLKMVNETVCHPEFELDNGATLIAMYGLMMKRMMFEDGISLDDLKEITQKFRSNAIGNPRAFYYGQEITEKQMSRPISDPYPTPMIAIVTDHGFATILVSEKKAEEWKSKGWIKKDLKPLHLVGASHTAHSEYFILKGGFDSPSRNSAEKLFAQSGYQREEVDYAWIYDCFPGQVIQQSAQYFKLSKKDVVSALKTSSLKLSNGKRIPINQMGGILNYQAAMSISAATGLVDIAVQYGLYAQAANIGNVPAHSPKISLLGGNGGIDSINSIALFSSERPSSDRKSRTPELSPLTLNKPGADIGEEGVVWSSTTVNMNPGFSWKPPYSLALIKLAENRFVLANIHEKDGTIRKSGDELQYDRTRVKIEKEGRRWKAVLL; from the coding sequence ATGAGTTTTCCCGTTCTATTAGGAGTCGCCGACAGTACTACCAAAGATTTTTCGGAAGAAGAATATAAATCGTGGAGCGGGTCTCAAAAAGTTTTTCAACACTATAAAAAATCCGTAAGTACTCTTTTGGATTTTCTTGGAATGAAGAATGAAACATTATCTTCCGAGATCACCGACTTTGTAAGTATAGAAGCAGCCTCTCTAGGAAAAGGAGGCTATGGTCATACGGTTCGTATCGCGAATGAACTCGGATACACCGGGATGAAAGCTCATGTGATAGACTTGGGAGGCGCGAGCGTTACCGGAGCAATCGGACAAGCAAGGACCATCTTAGTAGATAATCCGGATGCGGTAGTGTTAGTTGCAGCCGCAGATATTCCTAAATCGGCATTTCGTCAAATATCCGATCTAAAGATGGTAAACGAAACAGTATGTCATCCTGAATTCGAATTGGATAACGGTGCTACTCTAATCGCAATGTACGGACTCATGATGAAAAGGATGATGTTCGAAGATGGGATCAGCTTGGATGATCTGAAAGAGATCACTCAAAAATTCAGATCCAATGCGATCGGAAATCCAAGAGCATTCTATTATGGACAAGAGATCACGGAAAAACAAATGTCTCGTCCTATTTCCGATCCTTATCCGACTCCAATGATCGCAATTGTAACTGATCATGGATTCGCTACTATCTTAGTATCCGAAAAAAAAGCGGAAGAATGGAAATCAAAAGGCTGGATCAAAAAAGATCTTAAACCTTTACATTTAGTAGGAGCTTCTCACACGGCTCATAGTGAATATTTCATTTTGAAAGGTGGGTTCGATTCTCCTTCTAGGAATTCTGCAGAAAAACTTTTTGCTCAATCAGGTTACCAAAGAGAGGAAGTGGACTACGCTTGGATCTACGATTGTTTTCCCGGGCAGGTAATCCAACAATCCGCTCAATATTTTAAATTGAGCAAAAAAGACGTAGTTAGCGCTCTCAAAACTTCTTCATTAAAACTTTCTAATGGAAAACGGATACCTATCAATCAAATGGGCGGGATACTCAATTACCAAGCTGCAATGTCCATCTCTGCTGCTACAGGGCTCGTAGATATCGCTGTCCAATACGGGCTATATGCTCAGGCAGCAAATATAGGAAACGTTCCGGCACATTCTCCTAAGATATCACTCTTGGGAGGGAATGGTGGAATAGATAGTATCAATTCGATTGCGTTATTCTCATCGGAACGTCCTTCAAGCGATAGAAAATCCAGAACTCCGGAACTTTCTCCTCTCACTTTAAACAAACCGGGTGCGGATATTGGCGAAGAAGGTGTCGTCTGGTCTTCTACAACCGTTAACATGAATCCTGGATTCTCTTGGAAGCCTCCATATTCTTTGGCTCTGATCAAGTTGGCAGAAAATCGTTTCGTTCTTGCAAACATCCATGAGAAGGATGGGACGATCCGTAAGTCCGGGGATGAATTGCAATACGACAGAACTCGGGTAAAAATAGAAAAAGAAGGCCGAAGATGGAAGGCTGTACTTTTATAA
- a CDS encoding cytochrome P450, whose protein sequence is MFSLHEPTSGRTKKNKPNLPPGVFGIRALPYVSKLAKDPIGFFQLMQSKFGNSARFGLRQVVFHLITQPEDIKRVLQENNQNYHKGVFYKELGRILGKGLLNSEGEFWKKQRKLIQPSFHKQRISEFVEIMAQETEKTSESWKKISSLDISKEMMRLTFAIVGRTLFRTEVESYAARIEHSLKIALELVTKRITRIFPFPFSWPTPENLKLKRALKDMHSVVDELIAERKKNPSNDLISMLLEVRDEETGETMSESQVRDEAITLLLAGHETTANALSWGFYLLSKHPEICEKVREEANRVLGDKTPTLEDVQKLTYTRKVLDEVLRLYPPAWVIERTAMGPDNIGGYDVETGTNISICIFNIHRNPDFWENPDKFDPDRFDEERSADRPKYAYLPFGGGPRICIGNIFALTEATLILAMLVKDYKFQTDPSHPVVMEPLVTLRPKYGILLNIVST, encoded by the coding sequence TTGTTTTCCTTGCATGAACCGACTTCAGGTCGCACCAAAAAAAATAAACCGAATCTTCCTCCTGGAGTTTTCGGAATCCGGGCACTTCCTTACGTTTCTAAATTGGCAAAAGATCCTATCGGATTTTTCCAATTGATGCAGTCCAAATTCGGAAATTCAGCAAGATTCGGTTTGAGACAGGTTGTATTTCATTTAATTACTCAACCGGAAGATATTAAAAGAGTTCTTCAAGAGAATAACCAGAACTATCATAAGGGAGTTTTTTACAAAGAACTCGGAAGAATTTTAGGCAAAGGTTTATTGAATAGCGAAGGAGAATTTTGGAAGAAGCAGAGAAAGCTTATCCAACCTTCTTTCCATAAACAAAGGATCTCCGAGTTCGTAGAGATCATGGCCCAGGAAACTGAAAAAACTTCCGAGAGTTGGAAGAAGATTTCCAGTCTGGACATTTCCAAGGAAATGATGCGACTCACGTTTGCGATCGTTGGCAGGACTTTGTTCCGAACAGAAGTGGAAAGTTATGCTGCAAGGATAGAACATTCCTTAAAGATCGCGCTCGAACTGGTTACTAAAAGGATCACTCGTATTTTTCCATTCCCATTCAGTTGGCCTACTCCGGAAAATCTGAAACTCAAACGTGCATTGAAAGATATGCATTCCGTAGTGGATGAGTTGATTGCAGAACGCAAAAAAAATCCTTCTAACGATTTGATCTCTATGCTTCTGGAAGTCCGAGACGAAGAAACCGGGGAGACTATGAGTGAAAGCCAAGTTAGAGACGAGGCAATCACACTTCTTCTTGCAGGACATGAAACGACTGCAAACGCATTGTCTTGGGGATTTTATCTTTTATCTAAACATCCTGAGATCTGTGAAAAAGTAAGGGAAGAAGCAAATAGAGTTTTAGGAGATAAAACTCCCACTTTGGAAGATGTTCAAAAATTGACATACACTCGCAAAGTATTGGATGAGGTTTTGAGATTATATCCTCCTGCTTGGGTGATTGAAAGGACTGCAATGGGTCCTGACAATATTGGCGGTTATGATGTAGAGACAGGAACGAATATTTCCATCTGCATTTTTAATATTCATAGAAATCCGGATTTTTGGGAAAATCCTGACAAGTTTGATCCGGATCGTTTTGATGAAGAAAGATCTGCGGATAGACCTAAGTATGCATATCTTCCTTTTGGAGGAGGACCAAGGATCTGTATTGGCAATATTTTTGCATTAACGGAAGCTACGTTGATACTTGCAATGTTGGTCAAAGACTACAAATTCCAAACAGATCCAAGCCATCCTGTCGTGATGGAACCTTTAGTCACATTAAGACCGAAGTACGGAATTCTATTAAACATAGTTTCAACTTGA
- a CDS encoding MaoC family dehydratase has translation MYERGKTYDEIQIGDKGSFTKTITETDIYLFAGISGDFNPLHVDEEYAKTTAFGTRIAHGGLAASLLAPVLGMKLPGLGTVALETLTKFRKPVYPGDTITCTVTVKEKIQRLKAVSMNIEWTNQKKEIIGKGECKVLPPSAQA, from the coding sequence ATGTACGAAAGAGGAAAAACTTACGACGAAATACAAATAGGGGATAAGGGCAGCTTCACAAAAACGATTACCGAAACGGATATCTATCTGTTCGCAGGGATCAGCGGAGATTTTAATCCTCTGCATGTGGACGAAGAATATGCAAAGACCACTGCGTTCGGAACAAGGATCGCTCACGGCGGGCTTGCTGCTTCTTTATTAGCTCCTGTACTCGGGATGAAACTTCCCGGGTTAGGAACAGTCGCTTTAGAAACATTAACAAAGTTCCGCAAACCTGTGTATCCTGGAGATACGATCACTTGCACAGTCACTGTGAAAGAGAAGATCCAAAGACTGAAAGCAGTCTCCATGAATATAGAGTGGACCAATCAAAAAAAAGAAATAATCGGCAAGGGAGAATGTAAAGTTCTACCTCCTTCTGCCCAAGCTTAG
- a CDS encoding acyl-CoA dehydrogenase family protein translates to MFLNPYLTSSDLEFYETVKDFAKEKVLPSVEDRDEHGEWGDGIWKEMGNMGLLGIPVPEEFGGQGGTCLQCCIAQEAFNAGSLDGGFGLSWGAHMIIGTLPILFQGTDAQKKKYLPKLASGEWIAGLALTEPDSGSDAAAMNTFATKVDGGFILNGSKLFITNGPNGQVFIVMARTTKSRGPMGVSAFIVESHMKGFHVSKVLKKLGHNTSMTAELSFQDMFVPDENLLGPLNSGFVRIGKGTLEWERTVLVAAVPGGMEFGLELCLDYAWKRHQFGKPILSFFGVQEKIARNWAYLCASRRLIYFVANKKDQDPTASLPFESSALKVFVTETAEELASDAVQIHGGMGYMRECHVSRQYRDVRLGTIGGGTTEVQKSIISSTYKGFEKLMDVLQQSQPEEIRAKAEKILAGSPEEKVLTAAKELLKAAGEHSDRKKKQALEFGFADLAVFVTTVQLGFWDTANSTSEYKSEDRLRDLKILTFYAGCRFFKSVHFLKELDAEKTKNLMRLFSELPSVEKEVADCVEFLKNGVLGAQLA, encoded by the coding sequence ATGTTTTTAAATCCGTATTTAACATCCTCCGATCTGGAGTTTTACGAAACCGTAAAGGACTTTGCTAAAGAAAAAGTATTACCTTCCGTAGAAGATAGAGACGAACACGGTGAATGGGGAGACGGTATCTGGAAGGAAATGGGAAATATGGGCCTACTAGGCATTCCTGTTCCGGAAGAATTCGGAGGCCAAGGCGGGACTTGCCTTCAATGTTGTATTGCTCAAGAAGCGTTTAACGCAGGCTCCCTCGATGGAGGATTCGGACTTTCTTGGGGAGCTCATATGATCATCGGGACTCTTCCGATTCTTTTCCAAGGAACGGATGCCCAAAAGAAAAAATACCTTCCTAAACTTGCGTCAGGAGAATGGATCGCAGGTCTTGCATTGACCGAGCCTGATTCAGGTTCGGACGCTGCAGCGATGAACACATTCGCTACCAAAGTGGATGGAGGTTTCATTCTAAACGGAAGCAAATTATTCATCACCAACGGACCGAACGGACAAGTGTTCATCGTAATGGCAAGAACCACCAAGTCCAGAGGACCGATGGGAGTTTCCGCATTCATAGTTGAATCTCATATGAAAGGTTTTCATGTAAGTAAAGTTCTTAAGAAGTTAGGTCATAATACTTCCATGACTGCAGAACTTTCCTTCCAAGATATGTTCGTGCCTGACGAAAATCTTTTAGGACCTCTAAATTCCGGTTTTGTTCGTATCGGAAAAGGAACATTAGAATGGGAAAGAACGGTTCTAGTCGCTGCAGTTCCGGGCGGAATGGAATTCGGATTAGAGCTTTGTTTGGATTACGCTTGGAAGCGTCACCAATTCGGAAAACCGATCTTATCCTTCTTCGGAGTACAGGAGAAGATCGCACGTAACTGGGCATATCTTTGTGCTTCCAGAAGATTGATCTATTTCGTAGCGAATAAGAAGGATCAAGATCCGACTGCAAGCCTTCCATTCGAAAGTTCCGCATTAAAAGTTTTTGTTACCGAAACCGCAGAAGAGTTAGCAAGCGATGCAGTTCAGATCCATGGCGGAATGGGTTATATGAGAGAATGTCATGTAAGCCGCCAATACAGAGACGTAAGACTCGGTACAATCGGTGGAGGAACTACAGAAGTTCAAAAAAGTATCATATCTTCTACCTATAAAGGTTTTGAAAAGTTGATGGATGTATTACAACAATCCCAACCGGAAGAGATCAGAGCTAAGGCAGAAAAGATCCTAGCAGGTTCTCCGGAAGAAAAAGTATTAACTGCGGCAAAAGAATTACTCAAAGCGGCAGGAGAGCATTCTGATAGAAAGAAAAAACAAGCTTTAGAATTCGGATTTGCCGATCTTGCAGTATTCGTCACCACGGTTCAGTTGGGATTCTGGGACACTGCAAATTCTACTTCGGAATACAAATCGGAAGATAGACTAAGAGATCTAAAAATACTTACCTTCTACGCCGGTTGTAGATTTTTCAAAAGTGTACATTTCTTAAAAGAACTGGATGCGGAAAAAACTAAAAACCTGATGAGACTTTTTTCCGAACTTCCTTCTGTGGAAAAAGAAGTGGCTGATTGTGTAGAGTTCCTGAAAAACGGGGTCTTAGGCGCACAACTCGCTTAA
- the ligA gene encoding NAD-dependent DNA ligase LigA, whose translation MPKKAPAKKTSSKKEEPTEVSKKVFLDLPKDPKQAAKEMRSLEEQIRHHQYLYYVKNTPKITDYEFDQLFKRLQAFEEAFPKLADPASPTLSVGSDLDKNFEKFTHKLPVLSLENTYNEEELMEWIQKTGPDELYSVEWKIDGASLMLYYENGILANGVTRGTGGIGDDVTENIRTIRSIPLRLSEKVSIYLRGEVYMTFLEFDEFNEASEGRYANPRNLSSGSLKQKNSSDVAKRPLRIFTYDAFFPGTKTKFKTHQEVMKKAEDLKFPLPPDTKLLKGSEIPAAIKDFKKKKEKVGFPTDGLVIKLNDLSKRESLGYTSHSPRWARAYKFDALMKESKIVGIDYAVGRTGKITPRAQIEPISLAGTTVTFATLHNQDYIDELGVGIGAVVRISKRGEIIPAVEEVVTPGKEVFKIPLRCPCCGTKTEKKQDSVDYFCPNPECPDRVKNGIIFYCSRKQMDIEGLGEKQVEFLYDQKYIKDIADLYSLKGHKEKLMEEEGYGEKSVSIILNGIEESKKKDFRFVLSSLGLREIGPKVAELLTENGYDTIDSIISAAKDPKKLENVLEIPGIGPSTIEAIQENFTDKRILSLIDRLKKAGLKMKADPIEKSDKQPFAGQSWCVSGSFENFQPRDKAMDLVVYYGGKKVGSISSKTTHLLAGPGAGSKLDKAQELGVQVVSEDEFLKILKQNGIKI comes from the coding sequence ATGCCTAAAAAAGCCCCGGCTAAAAAGACCTCCTCTAAAAAAGAGGAGCCAACCGAAGTATCTAAAAAAGTTTTCCTAGATCTGCCAAAGGATCCCAAACAGGCCGCAAAAGAAATGCGTTCTTTGGAAGAACAGATCCGTCATCACCAATATTTATACTACGTTAAGAACACTCCTAAAATAACTGATTATGAGTTTGATCAATTATTTAAAAGGCTCCAAGCTTTTGAAGAAGCGTTTCCTAAATTAGCGGATCCTGCCAGCCCAACTTTGAGCGTTGGTTCGGATCTGGACAAAAACTTCGAAAAGTTTACCCATAAACTTCCGGTTCTTTCTTTAGAAAATACATATAACGAAGAAGAGCTTATGGAGTGGATCCAGAAAACGGGACCGGATGAACTGTATTCAGTCGAGTGGAAAATTGACGGCGCTTCTCTCATGCTATATTATGAAAATGGAATTCTTGCCAACGGTGTGACTCGAGGCACAGGAGGAATAGGAGACGATGTGACCGAGAATATCCGGACAATTCGTTCTATTCCACTCAGATTATCCGAGAAAGTTTCCATTTATTTAAGGGGAGAAGTTTATATGACTTTTCTCGAGTTCGATGAATTTAACGAGGCCTCGGAAGGAAGATATGCGAATCCTCGCAACCTATCCTCGGGCTCTTTGAAGCAGAAAAATTCTTCAGATGTCGCAAAACGACCGCTTAGGATCTTTACTTACGATGCTTTTTTTCCAGGCACGAAAACAAAATTCAAAACTCACCAAGAAGTAATGAAGAAGGCGGAAGATCTCAAGTTCCCTCTTCCGCCCGATACTAAATTACTGAAAGGTTCCGAGATTCCGGCTGCGATCAAAGACTTTAAGAAGAAAAAAGAAAAAGTTGGATTTCCTACAGATGGATTAGTGATCAAACTAAACGATCTTTCTAAAAGAGAATCCTTAGGCTATACGTCTCATTCTCCTCGTTGGGCCCGCGCTTATAAGTTCGATGCTTTGATGAAAGAAAGTAAGATCGTTGGAATCGATTATGCAGTGGGAAGAACAGGAAAGATCACTCCAAGAGCTCAAATCGAACCGATCAGCTTGGCGGGGACTACGGTAACATTCGCAACATTACATAACCAAGATTATATTGATGAGTTGGGAGTAGGGATCGGAGCAGTCGTAAGGATCTCCAAACGAGGAGAGATCATTCCTGCAGTAGAAGAAGTGGTCACTCCTGGAAAAGAAGTTTTTAAGATCCCTCTTCGTTGTCCTTGCTGCGGCACTAAGACTGAAAAGAAACAAGACTCGGTGGATTATTTCTGTCCGAACCCTGAATGTCCGGACAGAGTGAAGAATGGGATCATATTCTATTGTTCTCGCAAACAAATGGATATAGAAGGTTTAGGGGAGAAGCAGGTAGAATTTTTATACGACCAAAAGTATATTAAAGATATTGCAGATCTTTATTCCTTAAAAGGGCATAAAGAAAAGTTAATGGAGGAAGAAGGATACGGAGAAAAAAGCGTATCCATCATCTTAAATGGGATCGAAGAATCCAAGAAGAAGGATTTTAGATTTGTACTTTCTTCCTTAGGATTGAGAGAGATAGGCCCTAAGGTTGCGGAACTTCTGACGGAAAATGGATACGATACGATCGATTCGATCATCTCCGCTGCAAAAGATCCTAAGAAGTTGGAAAATGTATTAGAGATCCCCGGTATAGGCCCTTCTACGATTGAAGCCATCCAGGAGAATTTTACCGATAAAAGAATTCTTTCTCTTATTGATCGTTTGAAAAAAGCCGGACTTAAAATGAAGGCGGATCCGATCGAAAAATCGGACAAACAACCGTTTGCAGGACAAAGCTGGTGTGTATCCGGATCCTTTGAAAATTTCCAGCCTAGGGATAAGGCAATGGATCTGGTCGTTTACTATGGCGGCAAAAAAGTAGGATCTATCTCTTCTAAAACAACTCACCTTTTGGCAGGACCGGGTGCCGGTTCTAAACTGGACAAGGCACAAGAATTGGGAGTGCAAGTAGTCTCGGAAGATGAGTTTTTAAAAATTCTAAAACAAAACGGGATCAAGATCTAA